Genomic window (Gammaproteobacteria bacterium):
GATACACGGCACGCCCTGGTATCTGATCGCGAAGATCGACCGCAAGGAAGCCGACGCGGAACCGTACATCGAAACCGCGTTGCTCGGACTGGCCCTGTTCCTGGCGCTGCTGGCGGTCGTCGCCGGCGCGCTGCTGCTGCGCCAGCGCAAGGAACTGCACACGGCGACCGAGCTGCAACGCGATCTGGCCGAGTCTTCGCTGGACATCGTTTTCCAGACCCTGCCGGATCAGTTTTTCCGTATCGCGGCCGATGGGGTCATCCTGGACTACCGAGCGCAGCGGATAGCCGAGCGCGACGTCCCGCCGCGGAGAATCCTCGGGCGGCGCATGCAGGATGTGCTGCCGCCCGGGCCGGCGCGCGCGTATACGTCGAATATCGAAGCTGCGCTCGACAGCGGCGAGCTGACCACTTTCGAATACGCCCTGACCATGCCGCAGGGCGAGCAGCACTACGAGGCGCGCCTCGCCAGGCTGTCGGGTAATAACGAGCTGATCGCGATCGTGCGCAACATCAGCGAACGCCGGCGGGTGCTCCGCAAACTGGATAACACCAGCCGTATGTACGCGACCCGTAGCCAGATCAACCAGACCATCGTGCGGCAACCTGACAGGCACAGGCTGTTTCAGGAAATCTGTGATATCGCCGTCAAGTACGGTCGCTTCCGGCTGGCGTGGATCGGACTGGTCGACGATCAGGGCAAAAAGATCGAGGTCGTTGCGTCCAGCGGGGAAGCCACTGATTACACGCGGAATATCGACATTTCGCTGAGCGGCGATCCGAACGCGAACGGACCGACCGGATGCGCAATCCGGGATGGAAACAGCGTCGTGTTCAATGATCTGGAGCACAACCCGGATTTTCTGCCCTGGCGCGAACTCGCGTTGCAGCAGGGCCTGCGCTCGTCGGGCGCGTTTCCGCTGCGACTGGGTGAGAACGTCATCGGCGCGTTGAGCGTGTACGCGGCCGAGCCCGATTTTTTCGATGCGGAAGAGATCAATCTGCTGCGCGAAGCGACGCAGGACATATCCTTCGCGCTGGACAAGGCGAGCGAGGAACGGATCCGCAGGCGCACCGAGCAGGCGCTGCGGGATAGCGAAGCGCATTTGCGCACGCTGATCGATTCGCTGCCGGACCTCGTCTGGCTGAAGAACCCGGACGGCGTGTACCAGTTCTGCAATACCCGCTTCGAACGATTCTTCGGCGCGAAGGAAGCGGACATCGTTGGCAGGACGGACTACGATTTCACCGACGAGGCGCAGGCCGGATTTTTTCGCGAGCGCGACCGGGCGACGATGGCCGCCGGCAGACCCAGCACGAACGAGGAACAGCGCACCTATGCGGATGACGGCCACACCGAACTGGTCGAAACCGTGAATACGCCGATGTACAACACCGACGGCGAGCTGATCGGCGTACTGGGCATCGGCCGCGATATCACCGAACACATACGGGCCGAAACCAGACTCGCCGCTCAGCTCGAGGAACTGCAGCGCTGGCGCGACGTGACCCTGGAGCGCGAACTGCGCGGGCTAGAGCTGAAAAGCGAAATCAATGCGTTGCTGATGGAGCTGGGCCGGCCGCCGCGCTATCCCAGCGCCCTGCAGGAGAGCAGGCGCGATGAGTGATCGCTCGGACAGGTCGCGGTCGCAACGCGGGCGATTGCCGCCGCGATGAAACAGCACGCGCCACAGCAGGGCGATTGCGAGGCACTGTTACGGACGGTCACGCAGGACCTGCCGGGTCCGTTCTACCGCTGCGATCCGGACGGCAGGCTCGTTTTCGTCAACGACGCCTGTTGCGACTGCTTCGGCAAATCGCGCGAGCAGCTCATCGGGCGTGACCTGTTCGAGCTGATCCCCGGTCCGGAACGCGCCGCGGTCCGCGACAGGCTGCACCGGCTCCGCGCCGAAGATCCCGCGGTCTCTCAGGAGCACACGGTCATCGCGGCCGACGGCAGTGCGCGCAGCCTGCGCTGGCACAACCGGGCGATCTGTGACGCGCACGGCGAGGTCGTGACGCTGCAGGGCTATGGCGAGGACGTCACGGCGCTCAGGCAGGCCGAACTGAAGCTCAGGCTCGTCACGGAGACCATCGACGACGTGTTCTGGATGAGCACGCCCGGTATCGAAAAAATAATCTACGTGAGCCCGGCCTATGAAACCCTGTGGGAGCGGTCTTGCGAGAGTCTGTACCAGTCCCCGAAATCATTTCTCGATGCCGTGCATCCCGACGACCGTGACGGATTCATCAGGACGGTCAGCGAATCCCATCGGCACTGCAGGCCCTACTCATACGACTACCGTATCGTCAAACGGAACGGCGACATCAGATGGATTCGGGAACGCGGCTTCCCGGTGAACCGCGAACTGGAAGGATCCAGGGTCATGCTCGGCGTGTGCACGGACATGACGGAAATCTTTCTCGCCAGGGAACAGCTGACTGAAAGCAACCGTCGCATGTCGGCGCTGATGTCGAACCTGCCCGGGATGGCCTATCGCTGTCTCAACGACACGAACTGGACCGTGACGTTCGTCAGCGAAGGCTGCGAGGAACTCACCGGCTACCCGGCGGACGCGCTGCTGGACAACCACAGCGTCAGCTATGCGCAACTGATCCATGCGGACGACCGCGAGCGGGTGTGGCGCGAGGTCCAGGCCGCGCTGGAGGAGGGCGGACGCTTCGAGCTGAGCTATCGACTGATCAACCCGGCCGGTGAGGAGAAGTGGGTCTGCGAACACGGTGTTCCCGTGTACGCAGAAAACGGCGAGCTGCTGGCCCTGGAAGGCGTGATCCTCGATGACGACGAGCGCAAGCGCGCGGAATTTTCACTTCAGGAAAACGAGCGCAAATACCGGGCGTTGTTCGACAACGCGCCTCTGTCGTACCAGTCACTGGACAGGAACGGAACGATCATAGATGTCAATCCGGCATGGTTGACCACACTCGGCTATGACAGGGATGAAGTGATCGGCAGGTATTTCGGTGATTTCATGCCCCCGGAGTGGCGCGACCGTTTCAGGCAACGATTTTCGGAGTTCAGGAAGAATGGTCGCGTGAGCGGTGTTCATTTGTGCCTGAAACACAGGCAGGGGCACTACCTCGATGTCCTGTTCGAAGGCTGCATCGATTACACCCTCGCCGGTGATTTCAGGCAGACCTACTGTGTTTTCCAGGACATTACCGAGCGGCGGAAGGCGGAAAACAGGCTGGCGGAGAGCGAGTCGCGTTTCCGCGCGTTTTTCGACAATGCCGGGGTCGGCATCGCGGAGATCGAAACGGCCAGCGGTCGCTTCCTGTGCGCCAACCGGCGATTTTTCGAGATGTTCGGTTACAGTGCGGCGGAGATGGCCAGTCTGGACTTCCGGCGCCTGACTTACGATGA
Coding sequences:
- a CDS encoding PAS domain-containing protein, translated to MNRSGHKILLVTLFYAIGASLWILCSDLAIGYIIDDPTTLVIASTVKDWGFVAVTALLLYLLQKRFTAQTPAENTGTRTAPGRNGRALYPGIIVAIASIVLLGAFSIRRLTEENTRHTVEQLQAIAALKAEQIGHWLEERARYAELVSTHSSLGDVLQRWRRDGDGESRDDVLQQLVNLRRLTGFQALFVIDRSGRLLIGDGSEQHTSATLSAAIERAFSSGQPENTGFYREDPGSAGDLHLDFVAVIADEPELALILRLNERSFPFPFLQEWPMPSASAETLLFKADGDSVLFLNELRHRHDTALKLRVPFSAETVLAVQMATGRAATGEPIYGNDYRGEPVVGVARSIHGTPWYLIAKIDRKEADAEPYIETALLGLALFLALLAVVAGALLLRQRKELHTATELQRDLAESSLDIVFQTLPDQFFRIAADGVILDYRAQRIAERDVPPRRILGRRMQDVLPPGPARAYTSNIEAALDSGELTTFEYALTMPQGEQHYEARLARLSGNNELIAIVRNISERRRVLRKLDNTSRMYATRSQINQTIVRQPDRHRLFQEICDIAVKYGRFRLAWIGLVDDQGKKIEVVASSGEATDYTRNIDISLSGDPNANGPTGCAIRDGNSVVFNDLEHNPDFLPWRELALQQGLRSSGAFPLRLGENVIGALSVYAAEPDFFDAEEINLLREATQDISFALDKASEERIRRRTEQALRDSEAHLRTLIDSLPDLVWLKNPDGVYQFCNTRFERFFGAKEADIVGRTDYDFTDEAQAGFFRERDRATMAAGRPSTNEEQRTYADDGHTELVETVNTPMYNTDGELIGVLGIGRDITEHIRAETRLAAQLEELQRWRDVTLERELRGLELKSEINALLMELGRPPRYPSALQESRRDE